In one window of Tenacibaculum mesophilum DNA:
- a CDS encoding alpha/beta fold hydrolase, producing MEVLHSKIIGEGSPLLILHGYFGMGDNWKSHANKFAEDGFEVHLIDQRNHGRSFHSDAFDYELMVGDLYNYIQYHNLKKVDLLGHSMGGKTVMLFATEYPELVNKLIVADISPRMYPPHHHEILAALNSVDFSVQTSRKLVDEKLAELIPEKGIRQFLAKNVYRKTKDELGFRFNLKSLTENNSEVGVALPSFTVFEGKTLFLRGSNSGYISKEDEPLIQAHFPKAVIKTILNAGHWLHAENPEYFYKEAVTFLK from the coding sequence ATGGAAGTATTACATTCAAAAATCATTGGAGAAGGATCCCCGTTACTTATTTTGCATGGATACTTTGGTATGGGAGACAATTGGAAGTCGCATGCCAATAAATTTGCAGAAGATGGTTTTGAGGTGCATTTAATAGATCAACGTAATCATGGGCGAAGTTTTCATTCGGACGCTTTTGATTATGAGTTAATGGTAGGAGATTTGTATAATTACATTCAATATCATAATCTTAAAAAAGTAGATTTGTTAGGGCATTCTATGGGAGGAAAAACAGTAATGTTATTTGCAACCGAATACCCTGAGTTAGTAAATAAACTAATTGTAGCTGATATTTCTCCAAGAATGTATCCGCCACATCATCACGAAATTTTAGCGGCGTTAAACTCCGTAGATTTTTCGGTGCAAACTTCACGTAAGTTAGTAGATGAAAAATTAGCTGAGTTAATTCCAGAAAAAGGAATCCGTCAATTTTTAGCAAAGAATGTGTACAGAAAAACGAAAGACGAATTAGGGTTTCGTTTTAATTTAAAGTCGTTAACAGAAAATAATAGTGAAGTAGGTGTTGCGTTGCCGTCTTTTACAGTTTTTGAAGGAAAAACGTTGTTTTTGCGTGGATCGAATTCAGGATATATATCAAAAGAAGATGAGCCATTAATTCAGGCACATTTTCCAAAAGCAGTGATAAAAACAATACTCAATGCTGGACACTGGCTGCATGCTGAAAATCCAGAATATTTTTATAAAGAAGCTGTAACTTTTTTAAAATAA
- a CDS encoding TlpA family protein disulfide reductase, with the protein MKQLTFCTFELLKNNSIKPVTSIKVTDFNQNEVNLLEKYANKILLLLFYNNACLGCTGRAIPLAYKFKQTYKDIEVIGIHSNFSSNNVTRDDILSIFTINELPFPIYIDNNHKMYDFFNSEGTPQWVLITPNGEVYRSIFGSQDNAQNRLYYALESLTKTSN; encoded by the coding sequence ATTAAACAATTAACTTTTTGTACTTTTGAGCTATTAAAAAATAACTCTATCAAACCTGTAACCTCAATAAAAGTAACCGATTTTAATCAAAACGAAGTTAACTTACTTGAAAAGTATGCTAACAAAATTCTATTATTGTTGTTTTACAACAATGCTTGTTTAGGTTGCACTGGTAGAGCCATTCCACTAGCCTATAAGTTTAAACAAACATATAAGGATATTGAAGTTATTGGTATTCATAGTAACTTTAGCAGTAACAATGTTACCAGGGATGATATCTTGAGTATTTTTACTATAAACGAACTCCCGTTCCCTATTTATATAGATAACAACCACAAAATGTATGATTTTTTTAATTCGGAAGGAACACCTCAATGGGTACTAATAACCCCTAATGGTGAAGTGTATAGATCTATCTTTGGATCGCAAGATAATGCTCAAAATAGATTATATTACGCCTTAGAAAGTTTAACCAAAACAAGTAATTAG
- a CDS encoding DUF2867 domain-containing protein has product MKKVKEDKTLLNKDIKKLLPTINFHDTFSTTNHTNTIEEIVNLIFNKPPVWVDFLFKLRNKIAAFFNLKNNYPDDYNERFDVGGYVSFFKIFSISSNEVVLGANDTHLNFRAIVHNNHDPFYNIKVITLVEYNNKKGEVYMKLIKPFHRLVVKRMVKNAYKLNN; this is encoded by the coding sequence ATGAAAAAAGTTAAAGAAGATAAAACTCTTTTGAATAAAGACATTAAAAAACTACTTCCTACAATAAATTTTCATGACACATTCTCTACCACTAATCATACAAACACAATAGAAGAAATTGTAAATTTAATTTTTAATAAACCTCCAGTTTGGGTAGACTTTTTATTTAAATTACGTAATAAAATTGCTGCTTTTTTTAATTTAAAAAACAACTACCCTGATGATTATAACGAGCGGTTTGATGTTGGCGGATATGTAAGTTTCTTTAAAATTTTTTCTATATCAAGTAATGAAGTTGTATTAGGTGCTAATGACACTCATTTAAATTTTAGAGCAATCGTACACAACAATCACGATCCTTTTTATAACATCAAAGTTATTACGTTAGTTGAATACAATAATAAAAAAGGTGAAGTATACATGAAGCTTATAAAACCTTTTCATAGGTTAGTTGTTAAGAGAATGGTTAAAAATGCTTATAAATTAAACAATTAA